The Agromyces mangrovi genome contains a region encoding:
- the mftF gene encoding mycofactocin biosynthesis glycosyltransferase MftF (Members of this protein family, MftF, are glycosyltransferases, members of PF00535 (glycosyl transferase family 2). The encoding gene is found as part of the mycofactocin cassette, in Mycobacterium tuberculosis, many other Actinobacteria, and occasional members of other lineages. Mycofactocin itself, a putative redox carrier, is a heavily modified derivative of the C-terminal Val-Tyr dipeptide of the mycofactocin precursor MftA (TIGR03969).) — protein MPTTRLPDGFTVRLNRHTRVLEDGAVLVGGAPTRIARLKPAARGRLRGRDLVVEDATSRALAEHLLATGLADPVVAALPAASLDALTVVIPVRDRPRQLDRLLGGLAGEVRALVVDDASDDPVATAAVGARHGAEVVALGANVGPAGARNAGLARVDTPFVAFIDSDVVAEASALELLLRHFADPALAMAAPRVLGLETDRPNWITRYEDARSSLDLGDDAASVRPRSPVSWVSSTCLVARVDALGSGFDESMRVGEDVDLVWRLVEQGRRVRFEPAAVVRHEHRTTLRAWLGRKAFYGTGAHPLGTRHPDDIAPAVLAPWAAASLGVLLAQRRWSVPVVAGIGAVTAVRIARRASGVRHPYRLGVRLTGYGLVGALAQGFALLLRHWWPLTAIGCLVSRRLRRAVVVAAIADAAWEYARTRPRLDPVRFGIARRLDDLAYGWGVWTSAMRGRSLRALLPDLRARRES, from the coding sequence ATGCCGACGACCCGGCTGCCCGACGGATTCACCGTGCGCCTCAACCGCCACACCCGCGTGCTCGAAGACGGCGCGGTGCTCGTGGGCGGCGCGCCGACGCGCATCGCGCGCCTGAAACCGGCGGCACGCGGTCGCCTGCGCGGCCGCGACCTCGTGGTCGAGGACGCGACGAGCCGTGCGCTCGCCGAGCACCTGCTCGCCACCGGGCTCGCCGACCCCGTCGTCGCGGCACTCCCCGCGGCGTCGCTCGACGCCCTCACGGTGGTGATCCCGGTGCGCGACCGCCCGCGCCAGCTCGACCGGCTGCTGGGCGGGCTCGCGGGCGAAGTGCGCGCGCTCGTCGTCGACGACGCCTCCGACGACCCGGTCGCCACCGCAGCGGTCGGCGCGCGGCACGGTGCCGAAGTGGTGGCGCTCGGCGCGAACGTCGGCCCCGCGGGTGCGCGCAACGCCGGCCTCGCGCGGGTCGACACCCCGTTCGTCGCGTTCATCGACTCCGACGTCGTGGCGGAGGCATCCGCTCTCGAACTGCTGCTGCGGCACTTCGCCGACCCGGCCCTCGCGATGGCCGCGCCGCGGGTGCTCGGCCTCGAGACCGATCGCCCGAACTGGATCACCCGCTACGAGGACGCCCGCTCGTCGCTCGACCTCGGCGACGACGCTGCGAGCGTGCGGCCGCGCTCGCCGGTTTCCTGGGTGTCGAGCACGTGCCTGGTCGCGCGAGTCGACGCGCTCGGGAGCGGGTTCGACGAGTCGATGCGCGTGGGGGAGGACGTGGACCTCGTCTGGCGCCTCGTCGAGCAGGGCCGGCGCGTGCGGTTCGAGCCCGCCGCGGTGGTGCGCCACGAGCACCGCACGACGCTGCGCGCCTGGCTCGGGCGCAAGGCGTTCTACGGCACCGGCGCGCACCCGCTCGGTACTCGTCACCCCGACGACATCGCGCCCGCCGTGCTCGCGCCGTGGGCCGCGGCATCGCTCGGCGTGCTGCTCGCGCAGCGACGGTGGTCGGTGCCGGTGGTGGCCGGCATCGGCGCGGTCACGGCCGTGCGCATCGCGCGTCGGGCGTCGGGCGTGCGGCATCCGTACCGGCTCGGGGTGCGGCTCACCGGCTACGGTCTCGTCGGCGCACTGGCGCAGGGCTTCGCGCTGCTGCTGCGGCACTGGTGGCCGCTCACGGCGATCGGATGCCTGGTGTCGCGCCGCCTCCGCCGGGCGGTCGTGGTCGCGGCGATCGCCGACGCCGCGTGGGAGTACGCGCGCACCCGCCCGCGGCTCGACCCCGTGCGGTTCGGCATCGCGCGCCGGCTCGACGACCTCGCCTACGGCTGGGGCGTGTGGACGAGCGCGATGCGAGGGCGCTCGCTGCGTGCCCTGCTGCCCGACCTGCGGGCGCGCCGGGAGAGCTGA
- a CDS encoding GDSL-type esterase/lipase family protein has translation MSRHRPAGAPAAVAVVISAVIAVGLIASPALGAPPEGKGGGGGKGKNKPTPTATSTPPPSTTTPPPTTTSPPPSSPPPTETTPPPTETTPPPTETTPPPTETSPPPTTPGTDPANLPSVIVGVGDSITVAYDADGSGAYPQHSWSTGTSSTVQSHATRLRAAGASDLVAVNAAVVGAQASGLAAQVNQAIAAEADYLTVQIGANDACTDTVGAMTSTGAYAASVSGALAAFADARPDAEILLTTVPNLKRMWALSKDNGWARFIWSIGSVCQSMLQNPTSTTTASEERRDAVQARVDEYNDELAAICAALDRCTFDDYTVADYQFTSSHISTFDYFHPSIAGQATLAAITWPYSAFAQ, from the coding sequence ATGTCCCGTCATCGTCCGGCCGGCGCTCCCGCAGCCGTCGCCGTCGTCATCTCGGCCGTGATCGCGGTCGGCCTCATCGCGAGCCCCGCGCTCGGCGCACCGCCCGAGGGCAAGGGCGGCGGAGGAGGCAAGGGCAAGAACAAGCCGACCCCGACGGCGACCAGCACGCCGCCGCCGAGCACGACGACTCCGCCCCCCACGACCACCAGCCCGCCGCCGTCGTCGCCGCCGCCCACGGAGACGACGCCCCCGCCCACGGAGACGACGCCGCCTCCGACGGAGACCACGCCTCCCCCGACCGAGACGAGCCCGCCGCCCACCACCCCGGGCACCGACCCGGCGAACCTCCCGTCGGTCATCGTCGGCGTCGGCGACTCGATCACGGTCGCGTACGACGCCGACGGCAGCGGCGCGTACCCGCAGCACAGCTGGTCGACGGGCACCTCGTCGACCGTGCAGTCGCATGCGACCCGGTTGCGCGCAGCCGGGGCATCCGATCTCGTGGCCGTCAACGCGGCCGTGGTCGGCGCGCAGGCATCGGGCCTCGCCGCGCAGGTGAACCAGGCGATCGCGGCCGAGGCCGACTACCTGACCGTGCAGATCGGCGCGAACGACGCATGCACCGACACGGTGGGCGCGATGACGTCGACGGGTGCGTACGCCGCGAGCGTCTCCGGTGCGCTCGCCGCGTTCGCCGATGCGCGGCCCGACGCCGAGATCCTGCTGACGACGGTGCCGAACCTGAAGCGCATGTGGGCGCTCAGCAAGGACAACGGCTGGGCGAGGTTCATCTGGTCGATCGGCAGCGTGTGCCAGTCGATGCTGCAGAACCCGACCTCGACGACCACCGCGAGCGAGGAGCGACGCGATGCCGTGCAGGCGCGCGTCGACGAGTACAACGACGAGCTCGCCGCGATCTGCGCGGCGCTGGACCGGTGCACCTTCGACGACTACACGGTCGCGGACTACCAGTTCACCTCGTCGCACATCTCGACGTTCGACTACTTCCACCCGAGCATCGCCGGTCAGGCGACGCTCGCCGCGATCACCTGGCCCTACTCCGCGTTCGCCCAGTAG
- a CDS encoding GNAT family N-acetyltransferase, whose translation MGEPGSPPEMPVSPEVRDDRMPRIEALVALYDAVGWSAYTRTPETLLAALAGSRRVVTAWDGVRLVGLARIIGDGATIAYLQDVLVHPDHRRTGLGSRLVAAAFAPFGDVRQHVLLTDDEPGQRAFYESLGFAEAHDVAPRQLRAFVRFAG comes from the coding sequence ATGGGCGAGCCCGGATCACCACCCGAGATGCCGGTGTCGCCCGAGGTGCGCGACGACCGGATGCCCCGGATCGAGGCGCTCGTCGCGCTCTACGACGCGGTGGGCTGGTCGGCGTACACTCGCACGCCGGAGACGCTGCTCGCCGCCCTCGCAGGATCGCGTCGCGTCGTCACGGCATGGGACGGCGTTCGGCTCGTCGGGCTCGCCCGCATCATCGGCGACGGAGCGACCATCGCGTACCTGCAGGACGTGCTCGTGCACCCCGACCACCGGCGCACCGGGCTCGGGTCGCGCCTGGTCGCGGCCGCGTTCGCGCCGTTCGGTGACGTGCGGCAGCACGTGCTCCTCACCGACGACGAGCCGGGCCAGCGGGCGTTCTACGAGTCGCTCGGGTTCGCCGAGGCGCACGACGTTGCACCGCGGCAGTTGCGCGCATTCGTCCGGTTCGCGGGGTGA
- a CDS encoding LLM class flavin-dependent oxidoreductase, whose translation MKHIGFLSFGHWQPSPQSGTRSAGDALLQSIDLAVAAEELGADGAYFRVHHFARQLASPFPLLAAIGARTSRIEIGTGVIDMRYENPLYMAEDAGAADLISGGRLQLGVSRGSPEQVIDGYRYFGYEAPEGKTMSDVAREQTEVFLKVIEGARFAEPNPRPMFANPYPGPLPIEPQSPGLRERIWWGAGSDATAVWAAERGMHLMSSTLKEDESGEPLHVQQRKQIERYRAAWAEAGHLREPRVSVSRSIFPIVDDRDRAYFVGGGETSDQFGAIDGYRAVFGRSYSDEPDRLVEQLRADEAIEAADTLLLTVPTQLGVDYNAHVLESVLTHVAPALGWR comes from the coding sequence GTGAAGCACATCGGATTCCTCTCGTTCGGACACTGGCAGCCGTCGCCCCAGTCGGGCACGCGCTCCGCAGGCGACGCCCTGCTGCAGTCGATCGACCTCGCGGTCGCAGCGGAGGAGCTCGGCGCCGACGGCGCGTACTTCCGCGTGCACCACTTCGCCCGGCAGCTCGCGAGCCCGTTCCCCCTGCTCGCGGCGATCGGCGCGCGCACGAGCCGCATCGAGATCGGCACGGGCGTGATCGACATGCGGTACGAGAACCCGCTCTACATGGCGGAGGACGCCGGCGCCGCCGACCTCATCTCGGGCGGGCGGCTGCAGCTCGGCGTGAGCCGCGGGTCACCCGAGCAGGTCATCGACGGGTACCGGTACTTCGGCTACGAGGCGCCCGAGGGCAAGACGATGTCCGACGTGGCGCGCGAGCAGACCGAGGTGTTCCTCAAGGTCATCGAGGGTGCGCGCTTCGCCGAGCCCAACCCGCGGCCGATGTTCGCCAACCCGTACCCCGGCCCGCTGCCGATCGAGCCGCAGTCGCCGGGCCTGCGCGAGCGGATCTGGTGGGGTGCCGGGTCGGATGCCACGGCGGTCTGGGCCGCCGAGCGCGGCATGCACCTCATGAGCTCGACGCTCAAGGAGGACGAGTCGGGCGAGCCGCTGCACGTGCAGCAGCGGAAGCAGATCGAGCGCTACCGGGCCGCCTGGGCGGAGGCGGGCCACCTGCGCGAGCCGCGCGTCTCGGTGAGCCGGTCGATCTTCCCGATCGTCGACGACCGCGATCGCGCGTACTTCGTGGGCGGCGGCGAGACGAGCGACCAGTTCGGCGCGATCGACGGCTACCGCGCGGTGTTCGGGCGCAGCTACTCCGACGAGCCCGACCGCTTGGTCGAGCAGCTCCGCGCCGACGAGGCGATCGAGGCGGCCGACACGCTGCTGCTCACCGTGCCCACGCAGCTCGGCGTCGACTACAACGCGCACGTGCTCGAGTCGGTGCTGACGCACGTGGCGCCGGCGCTCGGCTGGCGCTGA